The sequence CCTTCTACCGGGGACTCCTCTTCGTAGGGGGGGAGGACGGCTGGCTCTACGCCCTGGACCCGGAGAACGGGGCCTTGCGCTACAAGGTGAGGACGGGGCCGGTCCATGTGCCCGTGGCCGCCTATGGGGGGGTTCTCTTCATCCCCACCTGGGAGGGAACGGTGTACGCCTTTGACCCCCTGACCCGGGAAACCCTTTGGAGCGCGGAGCTGGAAGGGGAGATCTGGGGCGGGCTGGCCCTGGACGAGGAGCGGGTCTACGTGGCCGCCTGGGACGGGGTCTTAAGGGCCCTGGAGCAGGCCACGGGGGAGGAGGCGTGGAGCCTCGAGGTGGGCAAGGTGACCGCGGGCCTCGTCTACGCCGCGGGGCACCTCTTCCTGGCCACGGAGGAGGGCCGCCTGCTGGCCGTGGACCGCCGGGGCCAGGTGGTGTTTGAGGCCACGGGCCTGGGGCCGGTGCAGGTGCCACCCCTCCCCCTTCCCGAGGAGGTGCTGGTGGTGAACCTGGCCGGACGGCTTTACCGCTTTGGCGTAGGATGAGGCCATGGAGGCCATCCACACCGAGAAGGCCCCCCGGGCCGTGGGCCCTTACTCCCAGGCGGTGCGGGCCGGGGGGCTCCTCTTCGTCTCCGGCCAGATCCCCCTGACCCCCGAGGGCACCCTGGTGGAAGGGGGGATCCGGGAACAGACCGAGCAGGTCATGGAGAACCTAAAGGCCATCCTGGAGGCCGCAGGCGTGGGCCTTTCCCAGGTGGTCCAGACCACCTGTTTCCTGGCGGACATGGAGGAGTTTTCCGCCTTCAACGAGGTCTACGCCCGCTACTTCACCCCGCCCTATCCGGCGCGGGCCACGGTGGCGGTCAAGGCCCTGCCCCGGGGGGTGCGGGTGGAGGTGGCCTGCATCGCCCTGGCGGAATAGCGCACCCTTGCAGAGAAGCGTAGAATGACGGCATGACCGGGGCCGAGGAGAGCCAGCTTCTTGAGTTGGAGGAGCGGTTCCGCGGAGGGGACGTGCGCGCCCTGGCCCGGGCCCTCACCCTGGCGGAGTCGGGCCACCCCCTGGGCCAGGCCCTCCTCAAACGCCTGCGGGGCCGGGGACAGGCCAAGGTGGTGGGGGTGACGGGAAGCCCCGGAGCGGGGAAGAGTACCCTCACCGACCGGCTCATCCTCGAGGCGCGCAGGCGGGGAGAACGGGTGGGGGTCTTGGCCGTGGACCCCTCCAGCCCCTTCACCGGAGGGGCCATCCTGGGGGACCGCATCCGCATGATGCGCCACCACCAGGACCCCGGGGTCTTCATCCGCTCCATGGCCTCGAGGGGGGCCCTGGGGGGGCTTGCCGGGGCCACGGTAGCCGCCCTAAACCTTTTGGAGGCTTTCGGCTTTGACCGGATCTTCGTGGAAACCGTGGGCGTGGGCCAGAGCGAGGTGGACATCGCCCGGGTGGCGGACACCACCCTCCTCGTCCTCACCCCGGCGGCGGGGGACGCGGTCCAGGCCTTCAAGGCGGGGGTGATGGAGATCGCCGACCTTTTCGCGATCAACAAGTTTGACCTCCCAGGAGGGGAGCGCCTCATCCAGGAGCTCAAAGGGGCCCTGGAGCTCTCCCCTCCCAGGCCTGGAGGCTGGCATCCCCCCATCTACCCCACGGTGGCGGCCACGGGAGAGGGGGTGGAGGCCCTCTTTGAGGGGCTGGAGGCCCACCACCGCCACCTGGTGGAACACGGGCTTCTGGCTGCCCAGCGCTTGGAGCGGGCCCGGTTTGAGGTGGAAAGCGTCATTCAGGACTGGGGCCGGCGCAAAACCCAGGCGGCCGAGGCCCTGGTGGCCCGGGTGGCCAAGGGCGAGCTTTCCCCCGAGGAGGCGGCCCTAACCCTGCTTCGACCGGAGGCGTAGAAGGGCCTTGCGTAGCATCTCCCGCTCGTTGGCGTAGGAAAGCCGGTCCAGGGCCTCGGCGGCCGGGAGGAAGTAGGCGGCCTCCACCTCGGAGAGCTGGGGTCTGGGGTTCCCACCCCGGTAGGCCATGAGGAAGTAGTGCACCTCCTTGCTCACGGTGACGGGCTCGCCCCCTTCCTTCACCGTGAAGTAGTAGCGCACCTTCCCCAAAGGGGCCACCGCCGCCGCCTCCACGCCGGTTTCCTCGCGCACCTCGCGCACCGCGGTCTCGGCGTAGCGCTCCCCCGGCTCTACCTG is a genomic window of Thermus islandicus DSM 21543 containing:
- the meaB gene encoding methylmalonyl Co-A mutase-associated GTPase MeaB — protein: MTGAEESQLLELEERFRGGDVRALARALTLAESGHPLGQALLKRLRGRGQAKVVGVTGSPGAGKSTLTDRLILEARRRGERVGVLAVDPSSPFTGGAILGDRIRMMRHHQDPGVFIRSMASRGALGGLAGATVAALNLLEAFGFDRIFVETVGVGQSEVDIARVADTTLLVLTPAAGDAVQAFKAGVMEIADLFAINKFDLPGGERLIQELKGALELSPPRPGGWHPPIYPTVAATGEGVEALFEGLEAHHRHLVEHGLLAAQRLERARFEVESVIQDWGRRKTQAAEALVARVAKGELSPEEAALTLLRPEA
- a CDS encoding RidA family protein, which encodes MEAIHTEKAPRAVGPYSQAVRAGGLLFVSGQIPLTPEGTLVEGGIREQTEQVMENLKAILEAAGVGLSQVVQTTCFLADMEEFSAFNEVYARYFTPPYPARATVAVKALPRGVRVEVACIALAE
- a CDS encoding NUDIX hydrolase, with protein sequence MRRKRQVKRAGRRVVSAGGVVLKGDPPEVLVVSLRGGRVVTLPKGQVEPGERYAETAVREVREETGVEAAAVAPLGKVRYYFTVKEGGEPVTVSKEVHYFLMAYRGGNPRPQLSEVEAAYFLPAAEALDRLSYANEREMLRKALLRLRSKQG